A genomic stretch from Mastacembelus armatus chromosome 12, fMasArm1.2, whole genome shotgun sequence includes:
- the naa25 gene encoding N-alpha-acetyltransferase 25, NatB auxiliary subunit, translated as MAARGHVQDPNDRRLRPIYDYLDNGNNKMAIQQADKLLKKHKDLHCAKVLKAIGLQRTGKQDEAFTLAQEVATLEPTDDNSLQALTILYREMHRPELVTKLYEAAVKKVPLSEEYHSHLFMAYARVGEYKKMQQAGMALYKIVPKNPYYFWSVMSLVMQAISAQDEKLAQTMFLPLAERMVEKMVKEEKIEAEAEVQLYFMILERLGKCVEALNVIRGPLGEKLTSELQSRENKCMMLYQRLQRWPECNALAHKLLLKNPDDWQFYPCYFDSLFHLMDQAWSPPEEGEHCSEGSVHHTVAEVVRFVEERIKGEDGKESRSLRGPYLARMELMHRLRERGCPEESLLGDPLELMVQFFKKFGDKPCCITDLKIYLHLLSPEQHVQFVNRLSEAVPLGEQGEDGFAFPEDTKALQRHLCVCQLSRALGLHHSLNVDGKLLLITELKAHYRHGLKFGATALKTELQFSDMYCLMAAHVYVDLWTDTGDEAMVWQCLGLLQEGLSHSPSNAQFKLLLLLLYCHLGAFEPVVDLYSSLDAKHIQHDTIGFLLTRYAESLGQFAAASQSCNFSLRFFHSNQKDTSEYIIQAYKYGAFEKIPEFIALRNRLNQSLHFAQVRTERMLLDLFLEADIVLSLEESVKAMSLSAEEDDIPWDSMRDNRDLSVFTSWDPKERQLTDEHRRRSLEEECVWLRIRSLTLRLLASLAALGHTPSQHNSEITNENGVGDKTSVHSSLLSLLHQTLQNAALTAEKHAQYPFLGPPPTRLALALSSGSCQCQAAALQLSVHLQELETAGLDESSELQNQICNGFKSLVVQLQEILNKCKGDLLEMKETKLKTQPTLLENLVFFVETACVVFWVASYCGKILRPLKSSLQKKKKKKKDANTALPAVLCGFQELTGSLQDLLAQAVEHIKGQETSITALKLATLTLEGHTQEEEAFTKAAMDKVQSSYLRSLQEVGDLLKKRAETIKNLKI; from the exons ATGGCGGCGAGAGGCCATGTGCAGGACCCGAACGACAGGAGGCTCAGACCCATATACG ATTACCTTGATAATGGCAACAATAAAATGGCAATACAGCAGGCGGATAAACTGCTGAAGAAGCATAAGGACCTGCACTGTGCTAAG GTCCTAAAGGCGATCGGCCTTCAGAGGACTGGAAAGCAGGATGAAGCTTTCACTTTGGCCCAGGAGGTGGCCACTCTAGAGCCCACTGACGACAACTCCCTGCAGGCTCTGACTATACTGTACAGAGAGATGCATCGCc CGGAGTTGGTCACCAAGCTGTACGAAGCTGCAGTGAAGAAGGTTCCTCTCAGCGAGGAGTATCACTCCCACCTCTTCATGGCGTACGCTCGTGTGGGGGAGTACAAGAAGATGCAGCAG GCGGGAATGGCCTTGTATAAAATCGTCCCCAAGAATCCGTATTACTTCTGGTCTGTCATGAGCCTGGTGATGCAG GCCATCTCAGCACAAGATGAGAAACTGGCCCAGACGATGTTCCTGCCTCTGGCTGAGCGCATGGTGGAGAAgatggtgaaggaggagaagatTGAAGCTGAAGCAGAG GTGCAGCTGTATTTCATGATCCTGGAGCGCTTGGGAAAGTGTGTAGAGGCTCTCAATGTGATCAGAGGTCCACTCGGGG AGAAGCTGACCAGTGAgctgcagagcagagaaaacaagtgtATGATGCTGTACCAGCGGCTCCAGCGCTGGCCCGAGTGTAACGCCCTGGCCCACAAGCTGCTGCTCAAAAA tccTGATGACTGGCAGTTCTACCCCTGCTACTTTGACTCTCTCTTCCACCTGATGGATCAGGCGTGGAGTCCGCCCGAAGAAGGCGAACA ctgTTCGGAGGGTTCTGTGCATCACACCGTGGCGGAGGTGGTGAGGTTTGTGGAAGAGAGAATTAAGGGCGAGGACGGCAAAGAGTCTCGATCGCTCAGAGGACCCTATTTAGCTCGGATGGAGTTAATGCACAGACTGAGGGAGAGGGGCTGTCCTGAAGAGAGCCTGCTGG GTGACCCTTTAGAGCTAATGGTGCAGTTCTTCAAGAAGTTTGGAGACAAACCCTGCTGCATCACAGACCTAAAAATCTACCTGCACCTGCTGTCTCCTGAGCAGCACGTTCAG TTCGTTAATCGTCTGAGTGAAGCCGTGCCGCTCGGGGAGCAGGGAGAGGACGGCTTTGCTTTTCCAGAGGACACCAAAGCGCTGCAGagacatctgtgtgtgtgtcagctgagTCGAGCTCTCGGGCTGCATCACTCTCTCAACGTGGACGGGAAACTGCTGCTCATCACAGAGCTCAAGGCGCACTATCGGCACGGGCTGAAGTTTG GGGCGACCGCTCTGAAGACGGAGCTGCAGTTTTCTGATATGTATTGTCTCATGGCAGCTCATGTGTACGTTGACTTGTGGACAGACACTG GGGACGAGGCCATGGTGTGGCAGTGTCTGGGTCTGCTCCAGGAGGGGCTGTCCCACAGTCCCTCCAACGCCCAGttcaagctgctgctgctgctcctctacTGTCACCTGGGAGCCTTTGAGCCTGTGGTGGACCTTTACTCCAGCCTGGACGCCAAGCACATACAGCACGACACCATAGG GTTTCTGTTGACACGTTATGCAGAGTCACTGGGCCAGTTTGCTGCAGCCTCCCAGTCCTGTAATTTCTCCCTCAGGTTTTTCCACTCTAACCAGAAAGAT aCCTCAGAGTACATCATCCAGGCGTATAAGTACGGAGCATTTGAAAAAATCCCAGAGTTCATTGCTCTCAGGAACAGGTTGAACCAATCGCTGCACTTTGCCCAAGTCCGCACTGAGAGGATGCTGCTGGACCTGTTCCTTGAGGCCGATAT CGTGCTCAGTCTGGAGGAGAGTGTGAAGGCCATGTCTTTGTCTGCAGAGGAGGATGACATCCCCTGGGATAGTATGAGGGACAACAGAGACCTCTCAGTTTTTACCAGCTGGGACCCTAAGGAGAG ACAGCTGACTGACGAGCACCGGCGGCGCTCCCTAGAGGAAGAGTGCGTCTGGCTGAGGATACGCTCCCTAACGCTTCGACTCCTCGCCTCGTTGGCCGCCCTGGGACACACGCCCTCGCAACACAACTCGGAGATTACCAACGAGAACGGAGTCGGAGACAAGACGTCAGTGCACAGCAGCCTCCTCTCCCTGCTCCACCAGACGCTGCAGAACGCCGCTCTGACGGCCGAAAAACACGCACAG TATCCGTTCCTGGGACCACCTCCCACCCGCCTGGCCCTGGCTCTGTCCAGTGGGAGCTGCCAGTGTCAGGCTGCAGCCCTGCAGCTGTCTGTCCACCTACAGGAGCTGGAAACCGCTGGACTTG ACGAGTCGTCGGAGCTTCAGAACCAGATCTGTAATGGATTCAAATCATTAGTAGTTCAGCTTCAAG AAATTCTGAATAAATGCAAAGGGGATTTATTGGAAATGAAGGAGACCAAATTAAAAACTCAGCCCACCTTATTAGAAAACCTCGTCTTCTTCGTTGAG ACGGCGTGTGTGGTCTTCTGGGTGGCCAGTTACTGTGGCAAGATCCTCCGACCACTGAAGTCGAGTctacagaagaagaagaagaagaaaaaggacgCCAACACAGCTCTG CCAGCGGTGCTGTGTGGCTTCCAGGAGCTGACGGGGAGCTTGCAGGACCTGCTTGCCCAGGCTGTGGAGCATATAAAGGGGCAGGAGACCAGTATAACAGCCCTTAAACTGGCCACT
- the pitpnb gene encoding phosphatidylinositol transfer protein beta isoform, which produces MVLIKEYRVVLPVSVEEYQVGQLYSVAEASKNETGGGEGIEVLKNEPYEKEGEKGQYTHKIYHLKSKVPGYVKMIAPEGALVFHEKAWNAYPYCRTIVTNEYMKDDFMIKIETWHKPDMGTIENVHDLDEQTWRTVEVVPIDIANKDEVAPGDYKPEEDPALFHSAKTDRGPLGPEWKNELKTDCPYMCAYKLVTVKFRWWGLQTKVENFIHRQEKRIFTNFHRQLFCWIDKWVGLTMEDIRRMEEETQKELEEMRQKGDVRGTSATDE; this is translated from the exons CCGCGTAGTGCTGCCGGTCTCTGTGGAAGAG TATCAGGTGGGGCAGCTATACTCTGTGGCTGAGGCCAGCAAGAATGAGACAGGAGGAGGGGAAGGCATTGAGGTGCTGAAGAATGAACCCTATGAGAAGGAAGGGGAGAAGggacaatacacacacaaaatataccATCTAAAGAG TAAAGTCCCAGGCTACGTGAAGATGATTGCACCAGAGGGAGCGTTAGTTTTTCATGAAAAGGCTTGGAACGCCTACCCTTACTGTCGTACTA TTGTGACG AATGAGTACATGAAGGACGACTTTATGATAAAGATCGAGACGTGGCACAAACCTGACATGGGAACAATAGAAAAT GTCCATGACCTGGACGAGCAGACGTGGCGGACTGTGGAGGTGGTGCCCATAGATATTGCAAACAAAGACGAAGTGGCCCCTGGG GACTATAAGCCAGAAGAGGATCCTGCTCTTTTCCACTCCGCCAAGACCGACAGAGGCCCTCTAGGCCCAGAGTGGAAG AATGAGCTGAAGACAGATTGTCCTTACATGTGTGCATACAAGCTGGTCACGGTCAAGTTCAGATGGTGGGGTCTGCAGACCAAAGTGGAAAACTTCATCCACAGG CAAGAAAAGCGTATTTTCACCAACTTCCACCGCCAGCTGTTCTGCTGGATTGACAAGTGGGTGGGTTTGACCATGGAGGACATCAGGCGGATGGAAGAGGAGACtcagaaggagctggaggag ATGCGTCAGAAGGGAGACGTGCGAGGCACCTCTGCGACGGACGAGTAG